A single window of Mugil cephalus isolate CIBA_MC_2020 chromosome 1, CIBA_Mcephalus_1.1, whole genome shotgun sequence DNA harbors:
- the LOC125004128 gene encoding uncharacterized protein LOC125004128 → MSNVTTSVFDSFIFERMDRVLTSLLLPSLCATSSWSAASDKLVVSQSPDVSVTEGEMVKISCCWTGNIGRVRVNWLKSQTQNKEDLYMKNQAQVFARKEENNCSTLTFPNISREDAGTYVCKVTIEIPVLSVALGNGTVITVTSNNETSGETSDKTAGDKARDSHQKEEEVLIHVLRCLPILTLIITFFCLYYVGTKAQRKATGHEPAPAQRRKEDQEEEEEREERVV, encoded by the exons atgtcaaatgtcactaccTCTGTGTTTGATTCATTTATCTTTGAGAGGATGGATCGTGTCCTGACCAGTCTGCTGCTCCCATCTCTTTGTGCCACCTCATCCTGGA GCGCTGCATCAGACAAACTAGTTGTGTCTCagagtccagatgtttctgtcaCAGAGGGGGAGATGGTGAAgatcagctgctgctggacagGGAACATTGGAAGAGTTAGAGTGAACTGGttgaaaagtcaaacacaaaacaaagaagatcTGTACATGAAGAATCAAGCTCAAGTGTTTGcaagaaaggaggaaaacaactGTTCAACTCTGACCTTTCCAAATATCTCAAGAGAAGATGCAGGTACATACGTCTGCAAGGTGACTATAGAGATACCAGTTTTATCTGTAGCTCTTGGAAACGGTACAGTCATCACAGTTACATCCAACAATGAAACATCTGGAGAAACCTCTGATaaaacagctggagacaaagcTAGAG ATTCTCaccagaaagaagaagaagtgctcATTCATGTCCTGAGGTGTCTGCCCATCCTCACCCTCATCATCACCTTCTTCTGCCTCTACTACGTAGGGACTAAAGCTCAGAGGAAAGCAACAG GACATGAACCAGCTCCGGCccaaagaagaaaggaagaccaggaggaggaagaggagagagaagaaagagtggTATAA
- the LOC125004120 gene encoding cilia- and flagella-associated protein 251-like, with protein MEGEMVKIICCWTGNIGRVRVNWSKNLTQNKKDLNMKDQDQVFQKKEENDCSTLTFPSISRKDAGTYVCKVSMEIPVLVTALGKGTVITVTFVEETSKETSDETSDETAGDTTGDTVRDSHQEEEEVLIHVLRCLPILTLIIAFFWLYYEGTKAQRKATASPGNGPTLAPRTEEDQEEEEEREEEIEEKREEEIEEREEKREEEIEEKREERVIEAAEESETLERSETNTTDVL; from the exons ATGGAGGGGGAGATGGTGAAGATCATCTGCTGCTGGACAGGGAACATTGGAAGAGTTCGAGTGAACTGGTCGAAAAATctaacacaaaacaagaaagatCTGAACATGAAGGATCAAGATCAAGTGTTtcagaaaaaggaggaaaacgaCTGTTCAACTCTGACCTTTCCAAGTATCTCAAGAAAAGATGCAGGTACATACGTCTGCAAGGTTTCTATGGAGATACCAGTTTTAGTTACAGCTCTTGGAAAGGGTACAGTCATCACAGTTACATTCGTGGAGGAAACATCCAAAGAAACATCTGATGAAACATCTGAtgaaacagctggagacacaactGGAGACACAGTTAGAG ATTCtcaccaggaagaagaagaagtgctcATTCATGTCCTGAGGTGTCTGCCCATCCTCACCCTCATCATCGCCTTCTTCTGGCTCTACTACGAAGGGACTAAAGCTCAGAGGAAAGCAACAG cTTCTCCAGGAAATGGACCAACTCTGGCCCCAAGAACAGAGGAAgaccaagaggaagaagaagagagagaagaggagatagaagagaagagagaagaggagatagaagagagagaagagaagagagaagaggagatagaagagaagagagaagagagagtgatagaagcagcagaagagtCAGAAACATTGGAAAGAAGTGAAACGAACACAACTGATGTTCTGTGA